A genomic stretch from Desulfurococcaceae archaeon MEX13E-LK6-19 includes:
- a CDS encoding class II glutamine amidotransferase, producing the protein MCRILFYKGTVLDRLTTLLDLIKQASKNDPLLNIASNGKRKAHSDGWGYVLLTKNTSIYYKSLAPIYNDVKGFTNLLNTIKSLENDEVVLLVHTRAASEGSINMVNTQPIKYSTSQTEFFLAHNGTLYKERLLQILNIKHSNTENLSDTYLAGLYIAYTLESLDTNSLLKAYRVLANHTKSAFNTISIFLPFQEDIMVIITNYYVTQEPAKTRYYQLFIEEKNNYITYYSSTIYLLDEEKNAKPIHNNTIHVIKNNTRVYEGKLIA; encoded by the coding sequence ATGTGTAGAATACTCTTTTACAAAGGTACTGTTCTAGATAGATTAACAACATTATTAGACCTCATTAAGCAAGCCAGTAAAAATGATCCTCTGCTCAATATTGCATCCAACGGCAAAAGGAAAGCGCATAGCGATGGATGGGGTTATGTTCTTTTAACAAAAAACACCTCCATATACTATAAGTCACTAGCACCAATATATAATGACGTAAAGGGTTTCACGAACCTCCTTAACACAATAAAAAGCTTAGAAAACGATGAAGTAGTGTTATTAGTGCATACACGTGCAGCAAGTGAAGGCTCCATCAATATGGTTAACACACAACCTATAAAATATTCAACTTCTCAAACAGAGTTCTTTCTAGCACACAACGGAACCCTATATAAAGAAAGGTTACTCCAAATACTCAACATAAAGCATTCTAATACCGAGAATTTATCAGACACATACCTTGCAGGACTTTATATAGCATATACCCTGGAGAGCCTTGACACAAACAGTCTACTCAAAGCATATAGGGTATTAGCAAACCACACTAAATCGGCATTCAACACAATATCAATATTCCTACCATTTCAAGAAGACATAATGGTCATTATAACAAACTATTACGTGACACAAGAACCCGCTAAAACTAGATATTATCAATTGTTTATCGAAGAGAAAAACAATTACATAACCTATTATTCATCAACAATATACCTGCTAGACGAAGAAAAGAATGCAAAACCCATACACAACAATACTATCCATGTAATCAAAAACAATACACGTGTTTATGAAGGAAAACTTATTGCTTAA
- a CDS encoding Lrp/AsnC family transcriptional regulator: protein MSDPNVIRIDSIDKEILKILRSNARIKLRELARLTHIPTSTIYDRIKRLEKMGLIKKYTTKIDYRLLGYQIKALILASVEGAHIIDVEKEISKNPHVIALYDITGEYDVAIIALFKTIEELDHFVKNLLRNPYVKHTTTSIVFRTVKEEYTLPI, encoded by the coding sequence ATGTCGGATCCCAACGTTATCCGAATAGATAGCATCGATAAAGAGATTCTCAAAATACTCCGTAGTAACGCGAGAATCAAATTAAGAGAGCTCGCTAGACTAACACATATACCTACATCAACGATATATGATAGAATAAAAAGACTCGAGAAAATGGGTTTAATAAAAAAGTATACAACAAAGATAGATTATAGACTCCTGGGATACCAAATAAAAGCTCTGATACTGGCATCAGTTGAAGGCGCACACATTATTGACGTAGAGAAAGAGATCTCGAAAAACCCGCATGTAATAGCATTATATGATATTACTGGAGAATACGATGTAGCAATAATAGCTTTATTCAAGACAATTGAAGAACTTGATCACTTCGTAAAAAACCTATTGAGAAACCCCTATGTTAAACACACAACAACAAGTATAGTCTTTAGAACAGTTAAAGAAGAGTACACATTACCTATTTGA
- the glnA gene encoding type I glutamate--ammonia ligase, translating to MDSGKVFIEMHFTDLMGVLRATTLVVSKDLVSNPSRIKGFFDASSVFGFEPIENSDLMLKPVDGTLRKLPWYTDVYRCISGVYWSDGKRYVKDPRLVAEKTMEYMRSQGLEPSIGIEMEFFLFNSLKYGLDYTKQYLEINSTESIGASGYSIPPKKGYHLTEPYDSIASTRREIIANVEKLGFKCSKMHHEVASFGQVEVTSGKLGVDNGGDFVQTFKYVARITAEKNGYTAVFLPKPIPGDNGSGMHVHVSLWNGDKNLFYDEDGVLSQVARYFIGGLIEHGRSLSALVSPTVNSYKRLVPGYEAPVYLVWGYGNRSAAIRIPVVRDEKTFRIEYRPPDPSANPYLALSAIILAGLDGIKKKIEPGDPFEKNVYHLTEKERKTLGIKSLPRSLLEALDELESDNEYLKPVFPRELLESYIELKRKEAIDASSMPAPSDYIFYGIL from the coding sequence ATGGATTCCGGAAAAGTTTTCATTGAAATGCATTTCACAGACCTCATGGGCGTACTCAGGGCTACCACACTAGTTGTAAGCAAGGACCTAGTTAGTAACCCAAGTAGAATCAAGGGTTTCTTTGATGCATCTAGTGTATTTGGTTTCGAGCCTATTGAAAATAGTGATCTAATGTTGAAACCCGTAGATGGTACGTTGAGAAAGCTTCCATGGTATACAGATGTGTATAGGTGTATATCTGGAGTCTACTGGAGTGATGGTAAACGATACGTAAAGGACCCGAGGCTTGTCGCAGAGAAAACAATGGAGTACATGAGGTCGCAGGGTCTCGAGCCTAGTATTGGTATTGAGATGGAGTTCTTTCTCTTCAATTCATTAAAATATGGGCTAGACTATACGAAACAATATCTTGAAATAAATTCCACAGAGTCCATCGGGGCCAGTGGGTACAGTATTCCTCCAAAGAAGGGCTATCATTTAACGGAGCCTTATGATAGTATCGCGAGTACACGAAGAGAAATAATTGCTAATGTTGAAAAACTTGGTTTCAAATGTTCTAAGATGCACCATGAAGTAGCTAGTTTTGGTCAAGTAGAAGTAACAAGCGGTAAACTAGGAGTAGACAATGGAGGTGATTTTGTCCAGACATTCAAGTATGTTGCAAGAATTACAGCTGAGAAAAACGGGTACACTGCTGTATTCCTCCCCAAACCCATACCTGGCGACAATGGTAGTGGAATGCATGTACATGTGAGCCTCTGGAATGGAGATAAGAACTTATTCTATGATGAGGATGGTGTTTTGAGCCAGGTGGCGAGATACTTTATCGGGGGGTTAATAGAACATGGTAGAAGTCTTAGTGCTCTCGTATCACCTACAGTGAATAGCTACAAGAGACTAGTACCAGGATATGAGGCACCCGTTTACTTAGTATGGGGTTATGGTAACAGAAGTGCTGCAATAAGAATACCCGTGGTTAGAGACGAAAAGACCTTCCGTATAGAATACAGACCCCCTGACCCCTCCGCAAACCCCTATCTAGCATTGTCAGCTATAATTCTCGCCGGACTCGATGGTATTAAGAAGAAGATTGAACCCGGCGATCCTTTTGAAAAGAACGTGTATCACTTAACAGAAAAGGAGAGGAAGACACTAGGGATAAAATCTCTTCCAAGGAGTTTACTAGAAGCTCTCGATGAACTGGAATCAGACAATGAATACCTTAAGCCGGTGTTTCCAAGAGAACTCTTGGAATCATATATTGAACTAAAGCGTAAAGAAGCTATTGATGCGTCAAGCATGCCAGCGCCTTCGGACTACATCTTCTATGGAATACTTTAG
- a CDS encoding 2-oxoacid:acceptor oxidoreductase family protein yields the protein MLIEILFYGRGGQGGVTAANILVAAAVKEGLHGQGFPFFGAERRGAPVKAFARISDKPIRRHGMFNDADVLVVLHPGLVKTGYTKTIGVNDKGIIIVNTHDKSLIKEENFKLHGSAKAYIVDATRIATRNNLVVAGWPVVNTSMLGSLAKALGIISIDNMAAAVEEYFGGKIGELNAKAVREAYNETVYVGEIGSKRWRLW from the coding sequence TTGTTAATCGAGATCTTGTTTTATGGTAGGGGAGGACAAGGAGGTGTCACGGCGGCAAACATACTCGTGGCAGCAGCAGTAAAAGAGGGGCTTCACGGACAAGGATTCCCATTCTTTGGCGCAGAACGTAGAGGAGCTCCAGTAAAAGCCTTCGCGAGAATAAGTGATAAACCAATACGTAGACACGGTATGTTTAATGATGCAGATGTGCTTGTGGTTCTACATCCAGGTCTTGTTAAAACAGGATATACAAAGACTATAGGTGTTAACGATAAAGGTATAATAATTGTTAACACTCATGATAAATCGCTTATTAAGGAGGAAAACTTTAAACTCCATGGTAGTGCCAAGGCATATATTGTTGATGCCACGCGTATTGCCACAAGAAATAATCTCGTAGTTGCAGGGTGGCCTGTTGTCAATACCAGTATGCTTGGCTCTCTTGCTAAAGCATTGGGTATAATAAGTATTGACAACATGGCTGCAGCTGTTGAAGAATATTTTGGCGGTAAAATAGGCGAGTTGAATGCTAAAGCTGTTCGTGAAGCATATAATGAAACTGTTTATGTAGGTGAAATAGGTTCCAAAAGGTGGAGATTATGGTGA
- a CDS encoding 4Fe-4S binding protein yields MVILEPIKHRVPIAKPKIGVAGKTGSWRWMKPVVDVNKCTRCFLCEIYCPDNTIKVDPEKGPTIDYDYCKGCGVCAQVCPSKAIEMVNEEV; encoded by the coding sequence ATGGTGATTCTCGAGCCTATAAAACATCGTGTACCTATTGCTAAGCCGAAAATAGGTGTTGCAGGAAAAACAGGTTCATGGCGATGGATGAAGCCTGTTGTTGATGTAAATAAATGTACTCGGTGCTTCTTGTGCGAGATCTATTGTCCAGATAACACGATAAAAGTTGATCCAGAGAAGGGACCGACTATAGACTACGATTATTGTAAAGGATGTGGTGTTTGCGCTCAGGTATGTCCATCTAAGGCTATAGAAATGGTTAACGAGGAGGTGTGA